A genomic stretch from Aedes albopictus strain Foshan chromosome 2, AalbF5, whole genome shotgun sequence includes:
- the LOC109412697 gene encoding CD180 antigen-like: MQLTLKIFAIFMMQETASYVILQSIETGNPITSETMYADYPYLRELNMSNQRTFEFPEKKVLLIHQSLSAYICNNCGVKAIYNETFSKLPQLTLIELKNNSMEYVHPDAFMHNTRLDKIDFSGNKLVTLNPEATLRHISSLSIVNFSQNPRMDINNVKLASDRLMILSCNNCATTFLDRNTFADMPRISQINLKENSIEQIFYDALESLEYVKSLNIDGNRNLQIMSFASKTLKRLSAENCSLEGTLQTSNLPALKIVNVRGNRLTHLDELGLVANQRITSLLLDNNELEKIPDKLIKMPQLERLCLDGNLLQPYKHTQEALTVYKTRALRQNCTQNDNFSHYFEYHLPSDNGIAVYRKNQVHSVANNGSTIDLSGRNIVFIEYDYLMDHEEAKELIFNNNYKFDFKESMVFLESRTIEVLLMMNCAITSIYDSTFKKLHNLKSVHLQGNKLQALHSNLLFVHNSQLTYINLANNELHFISDTVFQNLHKLEMLILDQNTNLENTVIPSFPYSNSLRHLSCVNCAFERLNSQTFKLLPNLRTLNLQKNPLKSFDINLLDRLETFCVDDTLLDVAILNEIENQIPVVTELEHLCDEQRLSERLRKNYNSKSAKTSESMARMTHESQPTKRASQTSAGSGISLSVSLFMVSMVFAWYRYVHTYGCANISFQIQN, encoded by the coding sequence ATGCAACTAACTTTGAAAATCTTTGCTATCTTCATGATGCAGGAAACTGCATCATACGTCATCTTGCAAAGTATCGAGACAGGAAACCCCATTACCAGCGAGACAATGTACGCTGACTATCCGTACCTTCGGGAGCTGAACATGAGCAACCAAAGGACCTTTGAATTTCCCGAgaagaaggttcttcttattcaCCAAAGCCTTTCGGCATACATTTGTAATAACTGTGGAGTGAAGGCAATCTATAACGAAACATTTTCGAAATTGCCGCAACTTACGTTGATAGAGTTGAAAAATAATTCCATGGAATACGTGCACCCTGATGCTTTTATGCATAACACCCGATTGGATAAAATTGATTTTTCCGGAAACAAACTGGTCACATTAAACCCCGAGGCCACCCTACGGCATATTTCCTCCTTATCAATAGTAAACTTCAGCCAAAATCCACGGATGGACATAAACAACGTGAAACTGGCAAGCGATAGACTGATGATTTTGAGCTGTAATAATTGTGCAACGACCTTTCTGGACCGAAACACGTTCGCCGACATGCCAAGAATTTCCCAGATCAACTTGAAGGAGAACTCAATTGAACAAATCTTCTATGATGCGCTGGAATCATTGGAATATGTGAAAAGTTTGAACATCGATGGAAATCGCAATCTGCAAATCATGAGCTTCGCGTCCAAAACGCTGAAAAGGCTGAGCGCCGAGAACTGTTCTCTGGAAGGAACGTTGCAGACTTCGAATTTGCCAGCTCTGAAAATCGTCAACGTGAGAGGAAACCGACTGACACATCTGGACGAACTTGGACTCGTGGCAAACCAGAGAATTACCAGTTTACTGCTAGATAATAACGAACTGGAGAAAATCCCGGATAAGCTCATAAAGATGCCGCAGCTTGAGCGACTGTGCCTGGATGGAAATCTTCTCCAGCCATATAAGCACACCCAGGAAGCACTAACGGTATACAAAACGAGAGCTTTACGCCAGAACTGCACCCAAAATGACAATTTTTCACACTACTTTGAGTACCATCTTCCGAGTGACAATGGTATTGCCGTGTATAGAAAGAATCAGGTGCACAGTGTTGCCAACAATGGTTCCACGATAGACTTGTCTGGGAGGAATATTGTTTTTATTGAATACGATTACCTCATGGACCATGAGGAAGCAAAGGAACTAATTTTCAATAACAATTATAAGTTTGATTTCAAGGAATCGATGGTTTTTCTCGAGAGCCGTACAATCGAAGTTCTCTTGATGATGAACTGTGCAATCACTTCTATCTACGATAGTACATTTAAAAAATTACATAATCTGAAATCGGTGCATCTTCAAGGTAACAAACTTCAGGCACTGCACAGTAACTTACTTTTTGTACATAACTCTCAATTAACCTACATCAATTTGGCCAACAATGAGCTTCATTTTATATCGGATACGGTATTTCAAAACTTGCATAAGTTGGAAATGCTCATTTTGGATCAAAACACTAATCTGGAAAACACTGTCATACCAAGTTTTCCTTACAGCAACTCGTTGCGTCACCTAAGCTGTGTAAACTGTGCCTTTGAACGGCTGAACAGCCAGACATTTAAGTTGTTGCCAAACTTGCGCACTTTGAACCTacagaaaaatcccttgaaatcctTTGACATCAATCTGCTAGACCGCCTGGAAACCTTTTGTGTAGACGACACATTGCTTGATGTCGCAATTTTGAACGAAATTGAGAATCAGATTCCGGTGGTAACTGAGCTGGAGCATCTTTGCGATGAGCAAAGGTTATCCGAACGGTTGAGAAAAAATTATAACAGCAAATCGGCTAAGACGAGCGAATCCATGGCCAGGATGACCCATGAGAGCCAACCAACGAAAAGGGCCTCCCAGACTTCGGCGGGCTCAGGGATCAGCCTCAGTGTTTCATTGTTTATGGTGTCGATGGTGTTTGCATGGTATCGGTATGTTCATACATATGGCTGTGCGAATATTTCATTTCAGATccaaaattga